A stretch of Selenomonadales bacterium DNA encodes these proteins:
- a CDS encoding methionine synthase, with amino-acid sequence MKYRIPIPTLDMHTVRRYAGLKSSDFPPERVREAIQTVRLLAEGEGSVHYYPYNSTTHTIIAESGSLTLTSDAIRRHLADAQEVAVMAVTIGSAVEKAIDTAFSAGEYSHALLLDAAATTATEACADWLNRTVTAEARRRGLFTAFRFSPGYGDWDITVQSDIVRLSEGDSIGIAVTGSSMLVPRKSVTAVIPLRAQKAEALAHGCSACTYQKCPSRKEITP; translated from the coding sequence ATGAAATATCGTATTCCGATACCCACGCTCGATATGCATACGGTGCGCCGATACGCAGGGCTGAAGTCGTCCGACTTTCCGCCCGAGCGAGTGCGCGAAGCCATACAGACAGTGCGCCTGCTCGCAGAAGGAGAAGGCAGTGTGCACTACTATCCGTACAACAGCACAACGCATACCATCATTGCCGAATCGGGCAGTCTTACCCTCACGAGCGACGCAATCAGGCGACACCTCGCCGATGCGCAGGAAGTCGCCGTGATGGCAGTCACGATCGGCAGTGCCGTCGAAAAGGCTATCGACACCGCGTTCTCCGCAGGCGAATACAGCCACGCACTTCTTTTGGATGCGGCGGCAACGACAGCGACCGAAGCTTGCGCCGACTGGTTAAATCGCACGGTCACGGCAGAAGCTCGGCGGCGCGGTCTTTTCACAGCCTTCCGATTCAGCCCCGGCTACGGCGACTGGGATATCACCGTACAAAGCGATATCGTGCGCTTATCCGAAGGCGATAGCATTGGTATTGCCGTCACAGGATCGTCGATGCTCGTGCCGCGAAAATCGGTCACGGCAGTCATCCCGCTCCGCGCACAGAAGGCAGAAGCACTCGCACACGGATGCTCCGCTTGCACCTATCAAAAATGCCCATCTCGAAAGGAGATCACACCATGA